In a single window of the Rattus norvegicus strain BN/NHsdMcwi chromosome 6, GRCr8, whole genome shotgun sequence genome:
- the Sptssa gene encoding serine palmitoyltransferase small subunit A, with product MAGMALARAWKQMSWFYYQYLLVTALYMLEPWERTVFNSMLVSVVGMALYTGYVFMPQHIMAILHYFEIVQ from the exons ATGGCGGGCATGGCGTTGGCGCGAGCATGGAAGCAGATGTCCTGGTTCTACTACCAGTACTTGCTGGTCACTGCGCTCTACATGCTGGAGCCCTGGGAGCGAACCGTGTTCA ATTCGATGCTGGTTTCTGTGGTGGGGATGGCACTGTACACCGGCTACGTCTTCATGCCCCAGCACATCATGGCAATACTGCATTACTTTGAAATTGTACAGTGA